One region of Cobetia sp. cqz5-12 genomic DNA includes:
- a CDS encoding DUF1338 domain-containing protein produces the protein MDIQQFFSALWDDYVAMTPQAQKIQDAFIADGETIVNDHVAFRTFDRGPITLSALEPHLLALGYTRFAPYDFREKKLRAFGYLPPSPDMPRVFLSELKCHELSERAQAIIDGLVSQISPDAATQPSVLWSGRLWKAPTFEQYQRLMEESEYAAWLSIIGLRANHFTISVNALSHHDTLDKVLTRVESLGLGINPAGGRIKGSPEVLLEQASTLADRQTFTFAGGEEHEISTCYYEFARRYPDANGELYQGFVAASADKIFESTNVRQEPTAS, from the coding sequence ATGGATATCCAGCAGTTCTTCAGCGCCCTGTGGGATGACTACGTCGCCATGACGCCCCAGGCCCAAAAGATCCAGGATGCCTTCATCGCTGACGGCGAGACCATCGTCAACGACCACGTCGCCTTCCGCACCTTCGATCGCGGGCCGATCACCTTGAGCGCACTGGAACCTCACCTGCTGGCGCTGGGCTACACCCGCTTCGCCCCCTATGACTTCCGCGAGAAGAAACTGCGCGCCTTCGGCTATCTGCCGCCGTCTCCCGACATGCCGCGTGTCTTCCTCTCCGAGCTGAAGTGTCATGAGCTTTCCGAGCGCGCCCAGGCGATCATCGACGGTCTGGTCAGCCAGATCTCGCCGGATGCCGCCACCCAGCCCTCCGTGCTGTGGTCGGGCCGCCTGTGGAAGGCGCCAACCTTCGAGCAGTATCAGCGCCTGATGGAAGAGAGTGAGTATGCGGCCTGGCTGTCGATCATCGGCCTGCGCGCCAACCACTTCACCATCAGCGTCAACGCGCTCAGCCATCACGACACCCTCGACAAGGTACTGACGCGCGTCGAGTCGCTGGGCCTGGGCATCAATCCGGCGGGCGGACGCATCAAGGGCTCGCCCGAGGTGCTGCTGGAGCAGGCCTCCACCCTCGCCGACCGCCAGACCTTCACCTTCGCCGGTGGCGAGGAGCATGAGATCTCCACCTGCTACTACGAATTCGCGCGCCGCTATCCCGACGCCAATGGCGAGCTGTATCAGGGCTTCGTGGCCGCCAGCGCCGACAAGATCTTCGAATCCACCAATGTTCGCCAGGAGCCGACTGCCTCGTGA
- a CDS encoding transporter substrate-binding domain-containing protein yields the protein MKQFATRALLGLTLGLSSFAITTSAAQAADVPDPLRLGIDVPYAPFGYKLPSGELTGFEIELGNAICAQLATHCEWTEQDFDGIIPGLMARKYDVIMSALTINPERERQVLFSEPYFTPPSGWFVKADSPLAGADSLDAEALKGKVIGVQRGNLQDHYVTDLYGRTAEVRRYTKLDDLVLDMDSGRVDVAFLDLPVGQDTLVNANDGNFVNTGSAISEPKKYFGDGFGIAMKKRDRDLKKAIDGALEALKADGTLKRLNDKYFASAATASDNHQ from the coding sequence ATGAAACAGTTCGCGACACGTGCCCTGCTGGGTCTCACCCTCGGTCTCTCCAGCTTCGCCATCACCACCAGCGCCGCTCAGGCGGCCGATGTGCCGGACCCGCTGCGCCTGGGCATCGACGTGCCCTACGCGCCCTTCGGCTACAAGCTGCCCAGCGGTGAGCTGACCGGTTTCGAGATCGAGCTGGGCAACGCCATCTGCGCCCAGCTCGCCACTCACTGTGAATGGACCGAGCAGGACTTCGACGGCATCATCCCGGGCCTGATGGCGCGCAAGTACGACGTCATCATGTCGGCGCTGACCATCAATCCGGAGCGTGAGCGTCAGGTGCTGTTCTCCGAGCCCTACTTCACGCCGCCGTCCGGCTGGTTCGTCAAGGCAGACAGCCCGCTGGCCGGCGCGGACAGCCTCGATGCCGAGGCCCTCAAGGGCAAGGTGATCGGCGTGCAGCGCGGCAACCTGCAGGATCACTACGTCACCGACCTCTACGGCCGCACAGCAGAAGTGCGCCGCTACACCAAGCTCGATGACCTGGTGCTGGACATGGACAGCGGCCGCGTCGATGTCGCCTTCCTGGACCTGCCGGTCGGTCAGGACACCCTGGTCAACGCCAATGACGGCAACTTCGTCAACACCGGCAGCGCCATCAGCGAGCCGAAGAAATACTTCGGCGACGGCTTCGGCATCGCCATGAAGAAGCGCGACCGCGACCTCAAGAAGGCCATCGATGGCGCCCTGGAAGCGCTCAAGGCCGATGGCACGCTCAAGCGTCTCAACGACAAGTACTTCGCCAGCGCCGCCACTGCGTCCGACAACCACCAGTAA
- a CDS encoding ATP-binding cassette domain-containing protein, with translation MRSSVAESPSSDALPLEVRNITKSFGTNQVLKGLSLQARKGDVITLIGASGSGKSTFLRCMNLLEQPDGGDIFVHGEQIGFKESRRGREPMDWRQVERMRARLSMVFQGFNLWSHMTLLENVIEAPIHVLAKPKKEAIAHARSLLDRVGLLERADYYPAQMSGGQQQRGAIARALAMEPEVMLFDEPTSALDPELVGDVLKVMRDLAEEGRTMVVVTHEMSFARDVSSQVVYLHQGLVEEAGKPEDVLGNPQSERLKQFLAPKY, from the coding sequence ATGAGATCTTCCGTGGCCGAGAGCCCGAGCAGCGACGCGCTGCCTCTCGAGGTCCGCAACATCACCAAGTCCTTCGGCACCAATCAGGTGCTCAAGGGCTTGTCACTGCAAGCACGCAAGGGCGATGTCATCACCCTGATCGGTGCGTCCGGTTCCGGCAAGAGCACCTTTCTGCGCTGCATGAACCTGCTGGAGCAGCCTGACGGCGGCGATATCTTCGTGCATGGCGAGCAGATCGGCTTCAAGGAAAGCCGCCGTGGCCGAGAACCGATGGACTGGCGTCAGGTCGAGCGTATGCGCGCGCGCCTGTCGATGGTCTTCCAGGGCTTCAATCTGTGGTCGCACATGACGCTGCTGGAAAATGTCATCGAGGCGCCGATCCACGTGCTCGCCAAGCCGAAGAAGGAAGCCATCGCCCACGCACGCAGCCTGCTGGACCGCGTCGGCCTGCTCGAGCGCGCCGACTACTATCCGGCACAGATGTCCGGTGGCCAGCAGCAGCGCGGTGCCATTGCACGCGCGCTGGCGATGGAGCCGGAGGTGATGCTGTTCGACGAGCCGACCTCGGCCCTCGACCCGGAACTGGTCGGTGACGTGCTCAAGGTCATGCGAGACCTGGCCGAGGAAGGCCGCACCATGGTGGTGGTGACCCACGAGATGAGCTTCGCGCGTGATGTCTCGAGCCAGGTGGTCTACCTGCATCAGGGGCTGGTCGAGGAAGCCGGCAAGCCGGAAGACGTGCTGGGCAATCCCCAGTCGGAGCGCCTCAAGCAGTTTCTGGCGCCCAAGTACTGA
- a CDS encoding ABC transporter permease, translating to MIDLQGYGPSLLEGAWVTVQLAVLAQLLAIALGLLTATAKMSRSTPLRWLATLYTTIIRGVPDIVLMLLLFFGGQIGINMVTDWLYDTYDIDVFVNVDEFTAGVVTIGFIFGAYMGETFRGAFMAVDAGQIEAGRAYGMSDWKVFKRIRFPLMMRHALPGLGNNWMVLLKTTALVSVIGLVDMVRVASEAAKATHEPFTFLLPVAAGYLLIATVSEWGLARLKRRYNAGFGEASAWNN from the coding sequence ATGATTGACCTACAAGGCTACGGGCCCAGCCTGCTGGAAGGTGCCTGGGTCACGGTGCAGCTGGCCGTGCTGGCCCAGCTGCTGGCCATCGCGCTGGGGCTATTGACGGCGACGGCCAAGATGTCGCGTTCCACGCCTCTGCGCTGGCTCGCGACGCTCTACACCACCATCATCCGCGGCGTCCCGGACATCGTGCTGATGCTGCTGTTGTTCTTCGGCGGTCAGATCGGCATCAACATGGTCACCGACTGGCTGTACGACACCTATGACATCGATGTCTTCGTCAATGTCGATGAATTCACTGCCGGTGTCGTCACCATCGGCTTCATCTTCGGTGCCTACATGGGCGAGACCTTCCGTGGCGCCTTCATGGCGGTGGATGCCGGTCAGATAGAGGCCGGGCGCGCCTATGGCATGAGCGACTGGAAGGTCTTCAAGCGCATTCGCTTCCCGCTGATGATGCGTCACGCCCTGCCGGGGCTGGGCAACAACTGGATGGTACTGCTCAAGACCACCGCCCTGGTGTCGGTGATCGGGCTGGTCGACATGGTGCGTGTCGCCAGTGAGGCCGCCAAGGCGACCCACGAGCCCTTCACCTTCCTGTTGCCGGTCGCGGCGGGCTATCTACTGATCGCCACCGTGTCCGAATGGGGGCTTGCGCGTCTCAAGAGGCGCTATAACGCCGGATTCGGGGAGGCCAGCGCATGGAACAACTGA
- a CDS encoding succinylglutamate desuccinylase yields MIADWLDLTLEGHASARGMGRIPGGRYEIVAPGVLEITPDAMGPKARPCVISAGIHGNETAPIELLGELIAGLESGHLIVGAPLLLILGNLPAIRSGERFITTNLNRLFKRAEASVTGNDCPSDDEPARARQLMAAVDTFYARFPLAEGSRRLHYDMHTAIRDSLYPRFAVVPFSDGDAISASQWPILSAAGIQAVLHQHQHSWTFSHYSRHYHDADAFTLELGQVRPFGANDMAALAPMKALLAALATGTAPAEAAPQDIDYFTVEVELMRQSADFTLCFSEEVANFTAFAPGSVVAEDAAAGPCIIGDTPLRVVFPNAKVEIGARAALLLAPSSTPTD; encoded by the coding sequence GTGATTGCCGACTGGCTAGACCTGACACTCGAAGGCCACGCCAGCGCCCGTGGCATGGGCCGTATCCCCGGCGGTCGCTATGAGATCGTCGCGCCCGGCGTTCTGGAGATCACCCCCGACGCCATGGGGCCCAAGGCGCGCCCGTGCGTGATCTCCGCCGGTATCCACGGCAACGAGACCGCCCCCATCGAACTGCTCGGTGAGCTGATCGCGGGCCTGGAGAGCGGCCATCTGATCGTCGGGGCGCCGCTGCTGCTGATTCTGGGCAACCTGCCCGCCATCCGCAGTGGCGAGCGTTTCATCACCACCAATCTCAATCGGCTGTTCAAGCGCGCCGAGGCCAGCGTCACGGGCAACGACTGTCCATCCGATGATGAGCCGGCGCGCGCACGTCAGCTGATGGCGGCCGTGGATACCTTCTATGCTCGCTTCCCGCTGGCCGAGGGCTCACGCCGCCTGCACTACGACATGCACACCGCCATCCGCGACAGCCTCTATCCGCGCTTCGCGGTGGTGCCCTTCAGTGATGGCGACGCCATCAGCGCATCGCAGTGGCCGATATTGAGCGCCGCCGGCATCCAGGCCGTGCTGCACCAGCATCAACACAGCTGGACCTTCTCGCACTATTCGCGCCACTACCATGATGCCGACGCCTTCACGCTGGAACTGGGCCAGGTACGCCCGTTCGGCGCCAACGACATGGCGGCACTCGCGCCGATGAAGGCCCTGCTCGCGGCGCTGGCGACCGGCACGGCGCCCGCCGAAGCAGCCCCACAGGACATCGACTACTTCACGGTGGAAGTGGAACTGATGCGTCAGTCAGCCGACTTCACGCTGTGCTTCAGCGAGGAAGTCGCCAACTTCACCGCCTTCGCCCCCGGCAGCGTGGTGGCCGAAGATGCCGCCGCTGGCCCCTGCATCATCGGCGATACGCCACTGCGGGTGGTCTTCCCCAATGCCAAGGTGGAGATAGGCGCCCGCGCCGCCTTGCTGCTGGCCCCTAGCTCGACACCGACAGACTGA
- a CDS encoding lipocalin family protein, whose amino-acid sequence MTRLPHLAFSLGFLGLLGGCAGVPSGTQPVENFELKRYYGEWHEIARLPNSFEEGLSCVSADYSPREDGGVRVINRGYNAEQGEWSQAEGRAYFTRGSETAALKVSFFGPFYGGYNVLALDDDYQWSLVAGTDRDYLWILAREPQLDDGTYQALVDQAAELGFATDALIKVEQGVACPVADDES is encoded by the coding sequence ATGACACGCCTGCCGCATCTTGCCTTCTCTCTCGGCTTCCTCGGCCTTCTCGGCGGCTGCGCCGGAGTCCCCTCCGGCACCCAGCCCGTCGAGAATTTCGAGCTCAAACGTTACTACGGTGAATGGCACGAGATCGCCCGCCTGCCCAACAGCTTCGAGGAAGGCCTGAGCTGCGTCAGCGCCGATTACTCGCCCCGCGAGGATGGCGGCGTGCGCGTCATCAACCGCGGCTACAACGCCGAGCAAGGGGAATGGAGCCAGGCCGAGGGTCGCGCCTACTTCACTCGGGGCAGCGAGACGGCGGCCCTCAAGGTCAGCTTCTTCGGCCCCTTCTATGGCGGCTACAACGTACTGGCGCTGGATGATGACTATCAGTGGTCGCTGGTGGCCGGCACCGATCGCGACTACCTGTGGATACTGGCGCGCGAGCCACAGCTGGATGACGGCACCTATCAGGCGCTGGTCGATCAGGCCGCCGAGCTCGGCTTCGCCACCGACGCGCTGATCAAGGTCGAGCAGGGTGTGGCATGCCCCGTCGCTGACGACGAGAGCTGA
- a CDS encoding ABC transporter permease, with protein sequence MLDDVLSDNYIFTATTLWHYWDGLVTTVQLVFLSLIIGLVVAVPLAILRGSRRRWVKMPVYLYTYVFRGTPLLIQLYLIYYGVVFFDGFDISLGVTSVHVPSIQETWLWDYFRDPFVPALLAFVLNTAAYTTEIFHGAIQSTPKGEMEAARAYGMSRGKMMRRIILPSAFRRALPAYGNEVIFMLHASAICSVVTLLDLTGAARDIYARFYAPFEAFLFVAAIYLCLTFTIIAIFRQLEKRLLAHLKPLS encoded by the coding sequence ATGCTCGACGACGTGTTGAGTGACAACTACATCTTCACCGCCACCACGCTCTGGCATTACTGGGATGGACTGGTCACCACGGTACAACTGGTGTTCCTGTCACTGATCATCGGACTGGTAGTGGCCGTGCCACTGGCCATCCTGCGTGGTTCGCGCCGTCGCTGGGTGAAGATGCCGGTGTACCTGTACACCTACGTCTTCCGGGGTACACCGCTGCTGATCCAGCTTTATCTGATCTACTACGGCGTGGTGTTCTTCGACGGCTTCGACATCTCACTGGGCGTGACCAGCGTGCATGTGCCCAGCATCCAGGAGACCTGGCTGTGGGATTACTTCCGTGATCCCTTCGTGCCGGCACTGCTGGCCTTCGTGCTCAATACCGCGGCCTACACAACCGAGATCTTCCACGGCGCCATCCAGTCGACCCCCAAGGGCGAGATGGAAGCCGCCCGCGCCTACGGCATGTCACGCGGCAAGATGATGCGTCGCATCATTCTGCCCAGTGCCTTCCGTCGGGCACTGCCGGCCTACGGTAATGAAGTCATCTTCATGCTGCATGCCAGTGCCATCTGCAGTGTGGTGACGCTGCTGGACCTCACCGGTGCCGCGCGTGACATCTACGCACGCTTCTACGCGCCCTTCGAGGCCTTCCTGTTCGTCGCCGCCATCTACCTGTGCCTGACCTTCACCATCATTGCCATATTCCGGCAATTGGAGAAACGCCTACTGGCACACTTGAAACCATTAAGCTGA
- a CDS encoding efflux RND transporter periplasmic adaptor subunit codes for MSRLNSRPARLPRIASSLLLTLGGLLALSACSEGSGEETASAQQTPPALEVVAARSQPVAAWHTYTTRLESPQSVQLRPRVSGEVEEVLFTEGSQVTAGTPLVRLDTRPFVAEVQRLEAEVARFKAELANARSESGRAASLVKRNLISREEADSRSTNATGLDAQLKGAIAQLERARLDLDYATIRAPIDGRLSNARITRGNTVQAGQSVLTTLVETRQLDAYIDISELTWNQDFAHVTAEDHLPVELQLAGQEDFPFHGELDFIDNSVDIDTGTLRIGATFTADDAALRPGAFARLRLASPEIRDAVLIPERAIGTDLDRQFVLVVGEDNTLAYRGITTGPRFGPLRAVTDGLAAGDRVLAAGPAKAGPGMPITPKLIEMPDDGALKSLAARVSRLQAQQTAQQLNQDNDQNAAELAEAERQAAGGRS; via the coding sequence ATGTCGAGACTGAACTCACGTCCGGCGCGCCTTCCTCGTATCGCCTCTTCCCTGCTGCTGACCCTTGGGGGTCTTCTGGCGCTCAGCGCCTGCAGCGAGGGCAGTGGTGAAGAGACAGCCAGCGCCCAACAGACACCTCCTGCGCTGGAAGTGGTTGCCGCCAGGTCGCAGCCGGTCGCGGCCTGGCACACCTACACCACTCGTCTGGAATCCCCCCAGAGCGTGCAATTGCGCCCGCGTGTCTCCGGCGAAGTCGAAGAAGTGCTGTTCACCGAGGGCAGCCAGGTGACTGCCGGGACGCCCCTGGTACGTCTCGACACTCGCCCCTTCGTTGCCGAGGTTCAGCGCCTGGAAGCCGAAGTCGCACGCTTCAAGGCTGAGCTGGCCAATGCCCGCAGCGAGTCCGGTCGCGCTGCCAGTCTGGTCAAGCGCAATCTGATCTCCCGCGAGGAAGCCGACTCACGCAGCACCAATGCCACTGGTCTCGATGCCCAGCTCAAGGGTGCCATCGCTCAACTCGAACGTGCCCGCCTGGACCTGGACTACGCCACCATCCGCGCCCCGATCGACGGCCGTCTGTCCAATGCGCGCATCACGCGTGGCAACACCGTGCAGGCCGGCCAGAGCGTGCTGACCACGCTGGTCGAGACCCGCCAGCTGGATGCCTACATCGACATCAGCGAGCTGACCTGGAACCAGGACTTCGCTCACGTCACCGCCGAGGATCATCTGCCGGTGGAACTGCAACTGGCCGGACAGGAGGACTTCCCCTTCCACGGCGAACTCGACTTCATCGACAACAGCGTCGATATCGATACCGGCACCCTACGCATCGGCGCCACCTTCACCGCCGATGATGCCGCGCTGCGTCCGGGTGCCTTCGCGCGCCTGCGTCTCGCCTCACCCGAGATCCGTGATGCCGTACTGATTCCGGAACGTGCCATCGGCACCGATCTGGATCGTCAGTTCGTGCTGGTGGTCGGTGAGGACAACACCCTCGCCTACCGTGGCATCACCACTGGCCCACGCTTCGGCCCGCTGCGCGCCGTGACCGATGGTCTGGCCGCCGGTGACCGAGTACTGGCTGCGGGTCCCGCCAAGGCAGGACCCGGCATGCCGATCACCCCCAAGCTGATCGAAATGCCCGATGACGGCGCCCTCAAGTCACTCGCTGCACGTGTCTCACGCCTGCAGGCGCAGCAGACCGCCCAACAGCTGAATCAGGACAACGATCAGAACGCCGCGGAACTCGCCGAGGCCGAGCGCCAGGCAGCCGGAGGTCGTTCGTGA
- a CDS encoding transporter substrate-binding domain-containing protein, translating into MKKLLGISLLGAALMAGGAQAAESLRIGVDVPYEPMEYKTPDGELTGFDIELGNAICAKINRDCEWVIQAWDGIIPGLMARKYDAIMSSMTINEERREKVLFSDTYITPPSAWFAPSDSELSATSSEALAGKAIGVQRGTLQDNYVTDLYGKNAEVKRYTTADDLVLDMDAGRLDIAFLDFPVGKSTLIDGGNGNYKAVGEVVTEPKKYFGDGFGIAMRKRDKDLAEQINGALAELKADGTYDTIHTKYFGEKK; encoded by the coding sequence ATGAAGAAGCTTCTGGGAATCTCCCTGCTGGGCGCAGCATTGATGGCCGGTGGCGCTCAGGCGGCCGAATCGCTGCGCATCGGCGTCGACGTGCCCTACGAGCCGATGGAATACAAGACACCCGACGGTGAGCTGACCGGTTTCGATATCGAACTGGGCAATGCCATCTGCGCGAAGATCAACCGCGACTGCGAGTGGGTCATTCAGGCGTGGGACGGCATCATCCCCGGCCTGATGGCGCGCAAGTACGACGCCATCATGTCCTCGATGACCATCAATGAGGAACGCCGCGAGAAGGTGCTGTTCTCCGACACCTACATCACCCCGCCGTCCGCCTGGTTCGCGCCGTCCGACAGCGAGCTGAGCGCCACCTCCTCCGAGGCCCTGGCCGGCAAGGCCATCGGCGTGCAGCGCGGCACCCTGCAGGACAACTACGTCACTGATCTCTATGGCAAGAATGCCGAGGTCAAACGCTACACCACCGCCGATGACCTGGTGCTGGACATGGATGCGGGTCGCCTCGATATCGCCTTCCTCGATTTCCCGGTCGGCAAGTCCACCCTGATCGACGGCGGCAACGGCAACTACAAGGCCGTGGGTGAAGTGGTCACCGAGCCCAAGAAGTACTTCGGCGACGGCTTCGGTATCGCCATGCGCAAGCGTGACAAGGACCTGGCCGAGCAGATCAACGGCGCCCTGGCCGAACTGAAGGCCGATGGCACCTACGACACCATCCATACCAAGTACTTCGGCGAAAAGAAGTAA
- a CDS encoding GGDEF domain-containing protein, giving the protein MNPMTLCFADDTLERRYRRRQIETSHKLSRITIPLSCLVFASYALIEISMDEHYEAFLMLRASILVSVLGLFLLSRLPRFKHHVNGILCLASLAAALGTLAMFHVGHDHAAGHHEDEHGVFPVYFVTLMLVVFWTYTLLGLQFVYAMACGLLIWMGCTASCAVMHHGSEVLVEANEAFFMMAVNLLAGMSAYSRERQSRQLFLHECHITGERDDLRDHAMCDSLTGLLNRRALLTRLDQILDIQTPGTVQAALFIDLDGFKPVNDRHGHAIGDEVLRITGERLGNTLRGNDIVGRLGGDEFLVLISREGNGRKGPEQLAERLIDAISRPITLEVDDEPLIIAVSASIGISLFPFSGATPETVIARADSAMYEAKQRGRGVVVTGNPLRLVL; this is encoded by the coding sequence ATGAACCCCATGACACTCTGCTTTGCGGATGACACCCTGGAACGACGCTACCGCCGTCGACAGATCGAGACCTCACACAAGCTCAGCCGGATCACCATCCCGCTGAGCTGTCTGGTGTTCGCTTCCTATGCGCTGATCGAGATCAGCATGGACGAGCACTACGAGGCCTTCCTGATGCTGCGCGCCAGTATTCTGGTCAGCGTGCTGGGCCTGTTTCTGCTGTCACGCCTCCCGCGCTTCAAACACCACGTCAATGGCATCCTGTGCCTGGCTTCGCTGGCGGCAGCGCTGGGGACGCTGGCGATGTTCCACGTGGGGCACGATCACGCCGCCGGGCACCATGAGGACGAACACGGTGTCTTTCCGGTCTATTTTGTCACCCTGATGCTGGTGGTCTTCTGGACCTACACTCTGCTGGGGCTGCAGTTCGTCTATGCCATGGCCTGCGGCCTGCTGATATGGATGGGCTGCACCGCCAGCTGCGCAGTGATGCATCATGGCTCCGAGGTACTGGTGGAAGCCAACGAGGCTTTCTTCATGATGGCCGTCAATCTGCTGGCGGGCATGAGCGCCTACTCGCGCGAGCGCCAGAGCCGACAACTCTTCCTGCATGAATGCCATATCACGGGGGAGCGGGACGATCTGCGCGACCACGCGATGTGCGACTCGCTCACCGGGCTGCTCAACCGGCGCGCCCTGCTGACACGCCTCGACCAGATACTCGACATCCAGACCCCCGGCACCGTGCAGGCCGCGTTGTTCATCGACCTCGATGGCTTCAAGCCCGTCAATGACCGCCACGGCCATGCCATCGGCGATGAGGTGCTGCGCATCACCGGCGAGCGCCTGGGCAACACCCTGCGCGGCAACGATATCGTCGGCCGCCTGGGCGGCGATGAATTTCTGGTGCTTATCAGCCGTGAGGGCAACGGCCGCAAGGGCCCCGAGCAGCTGGCGGAACGTCTGATCGATGCCATCAGCCGCCCCATCACGCTGGAAGTCGATGATGAACCGCTGATCATCGCCGTCAGCGCCAGCATCGGCATCAGCCTGTTTCCCTTCTCGGGCGCCACGCCGGAAACGGTCATCGCGCGCGCCGACAGCGCCATGTACGAGGCCAAGCAACGCGGTCGGGGCGTCGTCGTCACCGGCAATCCGCTCCGCCTGGTACTGTGA